In Melioribacteraceae bacterium 4301-Me, a genomic segment contains:
- a CDS encoding type III pantothenate kinase: protein MKLLACDIGNNFVKIGLFNKNKLTKFFSERTENLTMSFLTDVKFDAVAISSVVPHATKFLENFFKKNFNITPFVINSNAKFNLQLDYETPETLGTDRICGAEGAFEIYCEKFQSNALKKNESIITIDLGTATTINVILPPNIFSGGVILPGVVMMSNLLNKNTEQLPNVSLKSYNSVIGKSTPSAIASGIVNSTIGAAARINDFLKREKGVKKIYIFLTGGNSAYFKKVISFEVYFVKDLVLRGIKSVYERNLK from the coding sequence TTTATTTAACAAAAATAAATTGACAAAGTTTTTTTCTGAACGTACAGAAAATTTGACAATGTCATTTTTAACCGATGTCAAATTCGATGCAGTTGCAATTTCTTCTGTTGTACCACATGCTACTAAATTTTTAGAAAACTTCTTTAAAAAAAATTTTAATATTACACCTTTTGTTATCAATTCAAATGCTAAGTTTAATCTTCAGCTTGATTACGAAACACCTGAAACGTTAGGTACTGATAGAATTTGCGGTGCTGAGGGTGCATTCGAAATTTATTGCGAAAAATTTCAATCAAATGCTCTAAAAAAAAATGAATCAATTATTACTATTGATTTGGGAACAGCTACTACAATCAACGTTATACTGCCGCCAAATATCTTTTCGGGTGGAGTTATTTTGCCTGGGGTTGTTATGATGTCGAACTTATTAAATAAAAATACTGAGCAATTGCCAAATGTAAGTTTGAAAAGCTACAACAGTGTAATAGGAAAATCTACTCCTTCGGCAATTGCAAGTGGTATAGTTAATTCTACAATTGGAGCTGCGGCGCGCATTAATGATTTTCTTAAAAGGGAAAAAGGCGTAAAAAAAATTTATATATTTCTAACAGGAGGAAATTCAGCTTATTTTAAAAAAGTAATCTCTTTTGAAGTTTATTTTGTTAAAGACTTAGTACTAAGGGGCATTAAGTCTGTGTATGAAAGGAATCTCAAATGA